The Inediibacterium massiliense genome has a segment encoding these proteins:
- a CDS encoding class I SAM-dependent methyltransferase, whose amino-acid sequence MEKYEEKLVGVPETMLIPVWARAQETKREDHIIKDCKALEIVEKVDYDFSVFGDYNQFYKTQVGVSARTKILDALVQEYIQKNPNGTIINIGSGLDTRPTRIDLKNITWYDIDLSEGINIRRQFINETDHLTFIEKSVFDYTWMDLIDKKENVFIIAEGIFMYFKIDQLKDLFQKLADHFTNSEIVFETFDPIIVGKAKHHESVKKLKTQSEFQSGFKSGKEIECFDHRLHFVKEWYHFDIGGKRWKGMRLLWCIPRFKKMMKIIKIKIN is encoded by the coding sequence ATGGAGAAATATGAAGAAAAATTAGTAGGCGTTCCAGAAACAATGCTTATACCTGTATGGGCTAGAGCACAAGAAACAAAAAGGGAAGATCACATTATAAAAGATTGTAAAGCTTTAGAAATCGTAGAAAAAGTTGATTACGATTTTTCCGTATTTGGAGATTATAATCAATTTTACAAAACACAGGTTGGTGTTTCAGCAAGAACTAAGATACTAGATGCTCTAGTGCAAGAATATATACAAAAAAATCCTAATGGTACAATCATCAATATAGGTTCTGGTCTAGATACACGCCCCACTAGAATAGACCTTAAAAACATCACGTGGTATGATATAGATTTATCTGAAGGAATAAACATCAGAAGACAATTCATAAATGAAACAGATCATCTTACATTTATAGAAAAATCAGTATTTGACTATACGTGGATGGATTTAATAGATAAAAAAGAGAATGTTTTCATTATAGCAGAAGGTATATTTATGTATTTTAAAATAGATCAACTAAAAGATTTATTTCAAAAATTAGCAGATCATTTTACAAACTCTGAAATTGTTTTTGAAACATTTGATCCTATTATAGTAGGGAAAGCAAAGCATCATGAATCCGTCAAAAAACTAAAAACCCAATCTGAATTTCAATCCGGATTTAAATCAGGAAAAGAAATTGAATGCTTTGATCATCGCCTTCATTTTGTAAAAGAATGGTATCATTTTGATATAGGTGGAAAAAGATGGAAAGGTATGAGATTGCTTTGGTGTATCCCAAGATTTAAAAAAATGATGAAGATCATAAAAATTAAAATAAATTAA
- a CDS encoding RyR domain-containing protein: MDDKKVTIVVSGDICINSLRWITYPQNNDGLNWQTYLNMHTILKPGESLLLSKLVALATGVSVRSPKIKDIELDVPKGFLLSNATIELFPVSADEKDKDQVYRVKDFMGFTGPSAGNPKLLPIHDDDTNADLVIIDDENNGFNSNEEFWPLAIKSSKKSPIVLYKMNNPISSSDLWKHLEKFHIKNTIVVINADDLRSKGVNISKSLSWERTSQDFVWQINNNPNLAFLSKCHHLIVPFGLEGAIYYRNDGTEAESRLYFLPYEFEGGFVKDTQGKMYGLTSCFVAGLSRSIVAFKNHNKKSLSYWLGKGIREGIVFAQKYFIEGFGKNIEKFIFPNASIFVEGENDFIYKEYVQDVKIPNESHINGYSTWYILEEKSSANLAEMAYDIVKNGERKVLKSIPSAQFGKLKTVDRTEIESYRSIKNLMLEYISTTNTVRPLSISVFGTPGSGKSFGIMEIAASIAPNLIQPLNFNLSQFRTTQDLINCFHKVRDLSLEGKVPLVFFDEFDSTFEGNLGWLKYFLAPMQDGVFREGDVLHPIGKAIFVFGGGTSSSFKEFCGEDITDEQEQKQFLKAFKSAKGPDFISRLRGYVNILGPNQANGKLDQLFIIRRAMLLRSLLERKEPHLINEKGEAQIDNGVLRALLKIPRYKHESRSMEAILEMSMLNKAKKWEQSHLPSREQLKLHVDEDQFLRHLMQDAFFSEKIENLAKAIHEKYIMLNKDNKNMDIDFVKPWEELSEDLKSSNLDHAKNIPSALLKINYDVVSVKEKPKYIHFTEDELDILANYEHTRWCLHRKEAGWTHGSIKDMERKTDPALVPWESLPEDKKNKVYQMVKIWPEILSNSNFKIEPLKFSSDKHSI, encoded by the coding sequence ATGGATGATAAAAAGGTAACAATTGTTGTATCTGGGGATATATGCATAAATTCTCTTCGATGGATTACATATCCTCAAAATAATGATGGATTAAATTGGCAAACCTATTTGAATATGCATACTATTTTAAAACCTGGTGAATCTTTATTGTTATCAAAGCTTGTGGCTTTGGCAACGGGTGTCTCCGTACGTTCACCTAAAATTAAGGATATAGAGTTAGATGTACCAAAAGGATTTCTTCTTTCTAATGCAACAATAGAGTTATTTCCTGTATCTGCTGATGAAAAAGATAAGGATCAAGTATACAGAGTGAAAGATTTTATGGGATTTACAGGTCCATCAGCTGGTAACCCAAAGTTACTTCCTATTCATGACGATGATACAAATGCGGATCTTGTGATCATAGATGATGAAAATAATGGTTTTAATTCTAATGAAGAGTTTTGGCCATTGGCAATAAAATCATCTAAAAAATCACCTATCGTATTATATAAAATGAATAATCCTATTTCATCTAGTGATCTTTGGAAACACTTAGAAAAATTTCATATTAAAAATACCATTGTTGTGATCAATGCGGATGATTTACGTTCAAAGGGAGTGAATATCAGTAAAAGTCTTTCTTGGGAAAGAACATCTCAGGATTTTGTTTGGCAAATCAACAATAATCCAAATCTTGCATTTTTATCAAAATGTCATCATCTCATAGTGCCTTTTGGACTGGAAGGAGCTATTTATTATAGAAATGATGGCACAGAAGCTGAATCTAGATTATATTTTCTTCCTTATGAATTTGAAGGAGGTTTTGTAAAAGATACCCAAGGCAAAATGTATGGATTGACTTCTTGTTTTGTTGCTGGATTATCACGTAGTATTGTTGCTTTCAAAAATCATAATAAAAAAAGTCTTTCTTACTGGCTTGGAAAAGGAATTCGAGAAGGCATTGTTTTTGCACAAAAATATTTCATTGAAGGATTTGGTAAAAATATTGAAAAATTTATTTTTCCTAATGCTTCCATATTTGTTGAAGGAGAAAATGACTTTATATATAAAGAGTATGTACAAGATGTGAAAATACCTAATGAATCTCATATAAATGGATATTCTACATGGTATATTCTTGAAGAAAAAAGCTCTGCAAATTTAGCAGAAATGGCTTATGATATTGTTAAAAATGGAGAAAGAAAAGTACTAAAATCTATTCCTAGTGCCCAGTTTGGAAAATTAAAAACTGTAGATCGAACAGAGATTGAAAGCTATAGAAGTATAAAAAATTTGATGTTAGAATATATTTCTACAACCAATACGGTTCGGCCTCTTTCTATCTCTGTATTTGGCACTCCGGGATCAGGAAAATCCTTTGGGATCATGGAAATAGCTGCTAGTATTGCACCAAATCTTATTCAACCATTAAATTTTAATTTATCTCAATTTCGTACAACACAAGATTTAATCAATTGCTTTCATAAAGTAAGGGATTTATCTTTGGAAGGAAAAGTTCCATTAGTATTTTTTGATGAATTTGATTCTACTTTTGAAGGAAATTTGGGATGGTTAAAATATTTCTTAGCACCTATGCAAGATGGTGTTTTTAGAGAAGGAGATGTTCTTCATCCTATTGGAAAAGCTATTTTTGTATTTGGAGGAGGAACAAGCAGTTCTTTTAAAGAATTCTGTGGAGAAGATATTACAGATGAACAAGAACAAAAACAGTTTCTAAAAGCATTCAAAAGTGCCAAAGGACCTGACTTTATTAGTCGTTTGAGGGGATATGTAAATATTTTAGGACCTAATCAAGCAAATGGAAAATTAGATCAGCTATTTATTATTCGAAGAGCCATGCTGTTACGTTCGTTATTAGAACGTAAAGAACCTCATTTGATCAATGAAAAGGGAGAAGCTCAAATTGATAATGGAGTATTAAGAGCACTCCTTAAAATTCCAAGATATAAACATGAATCAAGATCTATGGAAGCGATCCTAGAGATGAGCATGTTAAATAAAGCAAAGAAATGGGAGCAATCTCATCTACCTTCTAGAGAGCAGTTAAAACTCCATGTAGACGAAGACCAATTTTTACGTCATTTAATGCAGGATGCATTCTTTAGTGAAAAAATTGAAAATCTTGCAAAAGCCATTCATGAAAAATATATTATGCTTAATAAAGATAATAAAAACATGGATATAGATTTTGTAAAGCCTTGGGAAGAACTGAGCGAAGATCTTAAAAGCTCTAATCTTGATCATGCGAAAAATATTCCTAGTGCGTTGCTTAAAATTAATTATGATGTTGTATCTGTTAAAGAGAAACCCAAATACATTCATTTTACAGAAGATGAACTAGATATTTTAGCAAACTACGAACATACTCGTTGGTGTCTCCATAGAAAAGAAGCAGGTTGGACTCATGGAAGCATAAAAGATATGGAGAGAAAAACAGATCCGGCTTTAGTGCCTTGGGAGTCATTACCTGAAGATAAAAAAAATAAAGTCTATCAAATGGTTAAGATTTGGCCAGAAATATTATCCAATTCAAATTTTAAAATAGAACCATTAAAGTTTTCATCTGATAAGCATTCAATCTAG
- a CDS encoding methyl-accepting chemotaxis protein — MVKNIFKSKNVTQKKIAHTYIMWILPILLCLLVGLGAGIFHLNKISQTKSNKEFNVKVLDQANKTLKTWIDDQMSTLLIIAKDPRTIEACLNPANEEAVAKANELLLSIADQNKYYENIALASNLSPETSLNITSVDGKEHIIQRGTFFVDSSNGASVGKSSADHPMAKGIYSEGKPHVVTHVYRSLIYGNPVFVISVPVMHEEKLIGTAHMALPMNHFTDIFVNNIKLGDTGYMFMMDENGFLISHPQKENILNEKAVTKYKPLLDKILKGETYTSLNFQGQDKTYTIQKYDFGNDNYLNQWYLVFVQSNMEVIKHSLKFVWIVGAVLLVLLLMITCIIYLITNMIVIKPLNILETELNNLSENGGDLTARIHMKSHDEIGKLGNAVNQFLMNLGTIVGNVSSGFGHVDNFSQQLLLSTQEVKTSMDQVSNVIEDMAITAEQQSTYTNNIMEMIEKVEKQVTQGTQQIEKNTINTKESTELVYKSMTSMKEATIHLDSVHQTVKHATEAIHKLDDHSLQIGNIVTIIKDISEQTNLLALNASIEAARAGEHGQGFAVVADEIRKLAEQSKKSTEEISLLVKDIQKDTKSTVETMNHGMCAVDQQGDIINNCSQALSTVVDKVEISDMNAQQTQNIFYDLLNSMESVLKNTKEIANIIQGYSISTVHSVSDIKKQSSKIHTITENTDELVQLVSKLKKQVGKFNV; from the coding sequence ATGGTTAAAAATATTTTTAAATCAAAAAATGTAACACAAAAAAAAATCGCACATACATATATTATGTGGATCCTACCCATATTGTTATGTTTACTAGTAGGACTTGGAGCAGGAATATTCCATTTAAATAAAATCAGTCAAACAAAATCAAATAAAGAATTTAATGTAAAAGTGTTAGACCAAGCTAATAAAACTCTAAAAACATGGATAGATGATCAAATGTCTACTTTATTGATCATTGCAAAAGACCCACGTACTATAGAAGCTTGTTTAAATCCAGCAAACGAAGAAGCAGTAGCAAAAGCAAATGAACTTCTTTTATCCATAGCTGACCAAAACAAATATTATGAAAATATTGCTTTGGCTTCAAATCTTAGTCCTGAAACTAGTTTAAATATTACATCTGTTGATGGAAAAGAGCATATCATACAAAGAGGTACTTTCTTTGTAGACTCATCTAACGGAGCTTCTGTTGGAAAATCTAGTGCAGATCATCCTATGGCAAAAGGCATTTATAGTGAGGGTAAACCCCATGTCGTTACTCATGTATACCGTAGTCTTATATATGGCAATCCAGTGTTTGTTATTTCAGTTCCTGTTATGCATGAAGAAAAACTCATTGGTACAGCACATATGGCACTGCCCATGAATCATTTCACAGACATATTTGTGAATAATATTAAATTGGGAGATACAGGTTATATGTTTATGATGGACGAAAATGGATTTTTGATTTCACATCCACAAAAGGAAAATATACTCAATGAGAAGGCTGTTACAAAGTACAAGCCTTTACTAGATAAGATTCTTAAAGGCGAAACCTACACCTCTCTAAATTTTCAAGGCCAAGATAAAACCTATACCATACAAAAGTATGATTTTGGAAATGACAATTACCTTAATCAATGGTATTTAGTCTTTGTACAGTCTAATATGGAAGTTATAAAACATTCCCTAAAATTTGTTTGGATTGTTGGAGCTGTTTTATTGGTACTTTTATTAATGATCACATGTATTATTTATTTGATTACAAATATGATTGTAATCAAGCCATTGAATATTTTGGAAACTGAGTTAAATAATCTTTCGGAGAATGGTGGGGACCTAACAGCACGTATTCATATGAAAAGCCACGATGAAATTGGCAAACTCGGCAATGCTGTAAATCAGTTTCTTATGAATCTTGGGACGATAGTTGGGAATGTAAGTAGTGGCTTTGGACATGTGGATAACTTTTCACAACAATTGCTATTATCCACACAAGAAGTAAAAACTTCAATGGATCAAGTTTCTAACGTAATAGAAGATATGGCAATTACAGCGGAGCAACAAAGCACTTATACAAACAATATTATGGAAATGATAGAAAAAGTAGAAAAGCAAGTAACCCAAGGTACACAACAAATTGAAAAAAATACAATAAACACAAAAGAATCCACAGAGCTTGTATATAAAAGTATGACTTCTATGAAAGAAGCTACTATTCATCTTGATTCTGTTCATCAAACTGTAAAACATGCTACTGAAGCTATTCATAAATTAGATGATCATTCTTTACAAATCGGTAATATTGTAACTATTATAAAAGATATATCTGAACAAACCAATCTACTTGCGTTAAATGCTAGTATAGAAGCGGCTAGGGCTGGAGAACATGGACAAGGTTTTGCAGTTGTAGCTGATGAAATTAGAAAACTTGCAGAGCAATCTAAAAAATCAACTGAAGAAATATCTCTTTTAGTAAAAGATATACAAAAAGATACGAAAAGTACCGTTGAAACTATGAATCATGGTATGTGTGCAGTTGATCAACAAGGGGACATCATTAATAATTGTAGTCAAGCTTTATCCACTGTTGTTGACAAAGTAGAAATATCTGATATGAACGCACAGCAAACTCAAAATATATTCTATGACCTATTAAATAGTATGGAATCTGTTTTAAAAAATACAAAGGAAATAGCAAATATCATACAAGGTTATTCTATCTCAACTGTTCATTCTGTATCAGACATTAAGAAACAATCTAGCAAGATTCATACCATTACAGAAAATACAGATGAACTTGTACAACTTGTAAGCAAATTAAAAAAGCAAGTTGGTAAATTTAACGTATAA
- a CDS encoding RNA polymerase sigma factor, which translates to MDKFFITLCERYHSKILKYLYYSIGNAEDAKDLTQEVFVIVYNRIDELQNHENIGGFIYQTAKFVAANFKRKAIQKNLKETPINMEIGSKELDLHEELITNYDRKIDESQYVDHILSLLSEDKYKLYELYYIENKSYKEIAKILNVNEVSLRMRYVRLRREIKKLTHDIANKKFVTNKY; encoded by the coding sequence TTGGATAAGTTTTTTATTACATTATGTGAAAGATATCATTCGAAAATCTTAAAATATCTATATTATTCTATAGGAAATGCAGAAGATGCCAAAGATTTGACTCAAGAAGTATTTGTTATTGTATATAATCGTATAGATGAATTGCAAAATCATGAAAATATAGGGGGATTCATTTATCAAACAGCAAAATTTGTAGCAGCTAATTTTAAGAGAAAAGCTATTCAAAAGAATTTAAAGGAAACTCCTATAAATATGGAAATAGGAAGTAAAGAGTTGGATTTGCATGAAGAACTCATTACAAATTATGATCGTAAAATTGATGAAAGTCAGTATGTGGATCATATATTATCATTGCTTTCAGAAGATAAGTACAAGCTTTATGAACTTTATTATATTGAAAATAAAAGTTATAAAGAAATAGCGAAAATACTGAATGTTAATGAAGTAAGCTTACGCATGAGATATGTGCGATTAAGACGTGAAATAAAAAAATTAACACATGATATAGCGAATAAAAAATTTGTTACAAATAAATATTGA
- a CDS encoding glycoside hydrolase family 3 protein: protein MLMTSCNFASDDSKKPDVRNDKSEKIVVSDPVKEESSDLAKAQQILNEMSLEEKVGQMFIVRCPQENAVQSILKYHLGGYILFGRDFKNKTQKEVSLNIQSYQNASKIDMLIGVDEEGGTVNRVSLYDQFRSSRFKSPQDLYEEGGWDLIAKDTEEKSNLLKSLGINLNMAPVCDVSTNPSDYMYDRTFGKDAKLTSKYVQKVVSAMNDNKLGCVLKHFPGYGNNVDTHTGMAYDHRSYESFVKNDFLPFISGIKEGANSILVSHNIIDCMDLQYPASLSAKVHKILREDLRFDGVIMTDDLYMDAIQKYTKAKEAAVIAVLAGNDMICCTDFEAQIPAVIDAVKNGTISESMIDESVLRILCWKLSLGII, encoded by the coding sequence ATGTTGATGACTTCATGTAATTTTGCTTCTGATGATTCTAAAAAGCCTGATGTGAGAAATGATAAGAGTGAAAAAATAGTGGTTAGTGATCCTGTAAAAGAGGAGAGTTCTGATTTAGCAAAAGCTCAGCAGATATTAAATGAAATGAGTCTTGAAGAAAAGGTGGGGCAAATGTTTATTGTCCGTTGTCCCCAGGAAAATGCAGTACAATCTATTTTAAAGTATCATTTGGGTGGCTATATTCTTTTTGGTCGTGATTTTAAAAATAAAACACAGAAAGAAGTTTCTCTAAATATCCAAAGTTATCAAAATGCTTCAAAGATAGACATGCTGATTGGTGTTGACGAGGAAGGAGGAACGGTGAATCGGGTTAGTTTATATGATCAATTTCGTTCTTCTCGGTTTAAGTCTCCACAGGATTTATATGAAGAAGGGGGATGGGATTTGATTGCAAAAGATACAGAGGAAAAATCTAACCTCCTTAAATCTCTTGGAATCAATCTCAACATGGCACCTGTTTGTGATGTATCTACCAATCCATCTGATTATATGTATGATCGTACATTTGGAAAAGATGCAAAACTTACTTCAAAATATGTCCAAAAAGTTGTAAGTGCAATGAATGACAACAAACTCGGTTGTGTTTTAAAACATTTTCCCGGGTATGGGAATAATGTGGATACCCATACGGGAATGGCTTATGATCATCGCAGTTATGAATCCTTTGTCAAAAATGATTTTTTGCCATTTATTTCAGGAATCAAAGAGGGAGCCAATTCAATATTGGTATCACATAATATTATAGATTGCATGGACTTACAATATCCTGCATCTCTATCTGCAAAGGTTCATAAAATATTGAGAGAAGATTTAAGATTTGATGGTGTTATCATGACAGATGATTTATATATGGATGCTATTCAAAAGTATACAAAAGCAAAAGAAGCAGCAGTAATTGCCGTATTAGCAGGAAACGATATGATTTGCTGTACAGATTTTGAAGCACAAATTCCTGCTGTTATTGATGCTGTTAAAAATGGAACAATTTCAGAGAGTATGATTGACGAATCAGTTCTTAGAATATTATGTTGGAAATTGAGTTTGGGCATAATCTAA
- a CDS encoding sensor histidine kinase, giving the protein MINMNEKEIFSVFDDDMLSKLQSQVIKLTNILKAQNKRIKKERDEIKSLISDISHQLKTPLSNLRLYYDLMQDSSLSKEEYKEFSHNMNLQIKHLSFLLESMIKMSRLEGGIIQLIQTKTSLNNVCLTAIKQSYEKAKNKNIEIKFDPRENIILNIDKNWTVEAVFNIIDNAVKYTNHKGTILIDLLQYEMFARINITDNGMGIHEKEINNIFKRFYRGENTYDEDGVGLGLYLAREIITRQNGYIKVHSKVSKGSTFSLFLPLNT; this is encoded by the coding sequence ATGATCAATATGAATGAAAAAGAAATATTCTCTGTTTTTGATGATGATATGCTTTCAAAGCTACAATCTCAAGTAATTAAACTAACCAATATACTAAAAGCTCAAAATAAAAGAATTAAAAAAGAACGAGATGAGATAAAATCATTAATCTCTGATATTTCTCATCAACTCAAAACTCCTTTATCCAATCTGCGATTATATTATGATCTCATGCAAGATTCTTCCCTTTCAAAAGAAGAGTATAAAGAATTTAGTCATAATATGAACCTTCAAATTAAACATCTTAGTTTCTTATTAGAAAGTATGATTAAAATGTCTAGACTTGAGGGTGGTATTATTCAACTTATTCAAACTAAAACTAGTTTAAATAACGTTTGTTTAACTGCCATCAAACAATCCTATGAAAAAGCAAAAAATAAAAATATAGAAATAAAATTTGATCCTAGAGAAAATATTATTTTAAATATTGATAAAAATTGGACTGTAGAAGCAGTTTTCAACATCATTGACAATGCAGTAAAATATACAAATCATAAAGGCACTATACTTATTGATCTTTTACAATATGAAATGTTTGCAAGAATTAATATTACTGATAATGGAATGGGCATCCATGAGAAAGAAATCAATAATATTTTTAAAAGATTCTATAGAGGAGAAAATACATATGATGAAGATGGAGTAGGCTTAGGGCTTTATCTTGCCCGGGAAATTATTACAAGACAAAATGGATATATTAAAGTACACTCTAAGGTATCAAAGGGTTCTACTTTTTCATTGTTTCTCCCTTTAAATACATAA
- a CDS encoding response regulator transcription factor, with translation MKNILIVEDDKLLNKGISYALTKDQYHVLSAFDYDEGYNTFLNHPIDLVLLDINLKEQSGLNLCEEIRKTSHVPIIFITVNDTEHDIIRGFQTGCDDYISKPFSIEILKQRILAILKRTHMPYKNIFQYDHIYIDYDRMLLKKGTEIIQLTKTEYKLIELLTQNKGQVISRQTILEKLWDVDGNFVDENALSVNIRRIRRKIEDNPKKPKYIITVFGIGYTWGESS, from the coding sequence TTGAAAAATATATTAATTGTAGAAGATGATAAACTCTTAAACAAAGGTATTTCGTATGCTCTCACAAAAGATCAATATCATGTATTAAGTGCTTTTGATTATGATGAAGGGTACAATACTTTTTTAAATCATCCTATTGACTTAGTACTTCTTGATATTAATTTAAAAGAGCAAAGTGGATTGAACCTATGCGAAGAGATTCGAAAAACGTCTCATGTGCCTATCATATTTATAACTGTAAATGATACAGAACATGATATTATAAGAGGCTTTCAAACTGGGTGTGATGATTATATATCCAAGCCTTTTTCTATAGAAATTTTAAAACAAAGAATACTGGCCATATTAAAAAGAACACATATGCCCTATAAAAATATATTTCAATATGATCATATCTATATAGATTATGATCGGATGCTTTTAAAAAAAGGAACAGAAATCATTCAATTAACAAAAACAGAATATAAATTAATCGAATTACTTACCCAAAATAAAGGTCAGGTCATTTCAAGACAAACCATATTAGAAAAATTATGGGATGTGGATGGTAATTTTGTTGATGAAAATGCATTAAGTGTAAATATTCGAAGAATAAGACGAAAAATTGAAGATAATCCTAAAAAACCCAAATATATTATTACAGTATTTGGAATTGGATATACATGGGGTGAATCATCTTGA